The following proteins are co-located in the Spea bombifrons isolate aSpeBom1 chromosome 3, aSpeBom1.2.pri, whole genome shotgun sequence genome:
- the TDRD15 gene encoding LOW QUALITY PROTEIN: tudor domain-containing protein 15 (The sequence of the model RefSeq protein was modified relative to this genomic sequence to represent the inferred CDS: substituted 1 base at 1 genomic stop codon) has product MESVQSKQKSELDMDLKLSSVTCHSNDILVTFQGLYVSVSDFDYHILQKEIQLASKRKENIGVGEFCLIQEKPFGTWNRGRVLERTGGLFEVLLIDQGNKVKVSGGHIASACADLFTIPPKVVNGIFSNILPIGEKWTPKAINYFSSLQGLQVKGHVQTSLKHHVILLETPKVISHAVELGLARYIDSDSFCFLVDLLYKLPTNSQLKQMPNLLQPEKPNTDFSLHLNDNHPSFQKILRHLKPNLALGTAEKVKISAALSPDRFYCQIFSWEEELINLTASMTSHYETMKMEQRSVSDNFGVLCAAKRRDGLWYRGVIYKLISGEEMRVWFMDVGSYEIVSSSCVQKLQSEFLSLPMMAVPCSLANVNGQEECIRNIQLMLIKQGLLGQTVIASVDQVCDKKCLYYITLFDRDHELSAKCLLSNKLVPTFSPSAYPNISNKTTSEKESKISASSENCAAETEREPETISYKTIQMEVDSIHVVYVEYVLNPSNFWIRTDECQYEFAAMMEEITKLYNACEPTERILEDPKPGQLCCALYAKDGQYYRAVVTEVMELQIAVYFLDFGNTETVDSCDVKTLPPRFSVLPALAMCCTLAYACPVDDVWVKSANDFFKQTVSGKALFCHVLAKQKYKYVVDIRHSENSENSNIVMLMVNAGFAEYWKVNLNAEMANSQPSLPKQDAKSKNGGKQSSVYIEKHGSKKKADVANSVAPLSLQDFLKDDSLFSSRCYDSADAVCPISYKQYVFKPGTMMEVACSQVNSPGDFWCHQQDKTPQLNELMESIQAYYTNCKSLYRHGQIACVARNPTNGRYYRASVAKHVSGAEVEVLFVDFGNLERVSVSELREIKSQFLQLEGQAFRCSLSNIAPVSSNDTWTSNACMDFKRFIAKGSIKCTIYALFSSGSTGLCNGVHLETSCNDVSQFLVSKGHAVFSPLRIRSFNLHAFCYSDFDVKVGHEVKIYVTHVYSTGRFYCQLAKNTQTIESLAKKVTEIGEHVNKKDVTRRKKLCVVKYFEDGNFYRALMCPLESSSLFLAFFVDFGDSQMVSENEMLPIPDEATDVLFEPMQAIQCYLFGLKDYSFTNSVKKWFEDVCIGKMVRALVRAKTPDGELGLDLYGENILINAKIKELVGMTSPSERTEPSKKPNCEKPTCGKTSIACNNPSEKRSPNRTKACEMARTPESQGQLTSQKGYDQPLKFVKQDSNGGGFKHSNQSSFSSDAPRKSTPKTHGLAVGTVSGTRPGLTEQPSLKTSDLPQVCIKPGTSHVGYVSHINSPFDFYIQLGENEQKILMLAEALNNDSVCLETFDGSNIKVGELVVAQYPDDMALYRAKVTKVDEDNCFEVEFIDYGNTAIVDSSRVFMLPKEFLKIPQLSIQSFLGGVHELECNGKWKEDVVAGFSELVTVEPLNCLFISIRDSKWDTSLTCKGQSVAEELLRRFKTTSFQQACFTTKENGLNSSTDQNQNVIDTPYKEIEXNNWQVPDQNIHPGQLERVKHIYTPDDGKFFVILEKYSQESNLTLQIEPIVRKVDNRLAPRNITEGMVCLAKSSAMQTWLRASVEKVFPKETKMLVFFIDRGASETISMHNAKVLTGDILSIPRQAIACRWVWAEKTSEMSLKSVLPFFQKRVLVLFLDFLTAEDAWKVEVLIDSLLLMEYIADQANKTSSGLNSLEPHGSSGTGTTCPQMIPVAPLQRITLYSCFVIGAYNPSDFYLQLEEDSVDIVIKLWQAMRKLSDNISSLPHDALRVGTACLFRCFKESEWCRSKIVKITGDSILLNLFDYGVAKRISYADSVRLKVIPEELARVPSLAYRCTLHGVSPSDGTCWSTKANELFTTFVEKRNLMVQVIKTNPTTQLEVCLYGEGEGSLAHKLVSRGHGRFTERENIETCPKDSSTASSLYVEGTKYLLHGENQEAGRIRHLRENLGESDVQNESCFFPEDRRFARYGTVDEQRLQK; this is encoded by the exons ATGGAATCTGTGCAATCAAAGCAAAAATCGGAACTGGACATGGATTTGAAGCTGTCTTCTGTTACTTGCCATTCCAATGACATTCTGGTCACATTTCAGGGACTATACGTTTCTGTCTCTGATTTTGACTATCATATATTGCAAAAGGAGATACAACTTGCCTCAAAACGCAAAGAGAACATTGGCGTTGGAGAGTTCTGCTTGATTCAAGAGAAGCCATTTGGAACGTGGAACAGAGGAAGGGTTTTGGAAAGAACAGGTGGATTGTTTGAGGTCCTCCTGATAGATCAAGGAAACAAGGTCAAAGTTAGCGGAGGACATATTGCTTCAGCTTGTGCTGACCTTTTTACAATTCCACCAAAGGTGGTTAATGGAATATTCTCAAACATATTACCGATTGGAGAGAAGTGGACCCCTAAAGcaattaactatttttcatctTTGCAAGGCCTGCAAGTCAAAGGGCATGTCCAGACATCCTTAAAACATCATGTTATCCTCCTAGAAACACCAAAAGTTATTAGCCATGCTGTTGAGCTTGGTTTAGCAAGGTACATTGATTCggattcattttgttttcttgttgaCCTTTTATATAAACTCCCAACAAACTCCCAGCTGAAACAAATGCCTAACCTACTACAACCAGAAAAACCCAATACTGATTTTTCCCTCCATTTAAATGATAATCATCCAAGTTTCCAAAAGATCCTCCGCCATCTTAAACCTAACTTAGCTCTGGGCACGGCTGAAAAGGTGAAGATCTCGGCGGCTCTCAGCCCCGATAGATTTTATTGTCAAATATTCTCATGGGAGGAAGAGCTGATTAACCTGACCGCTTCTATGACTTCGCACTATGAAACCATGAAGATGGAGCAACGTTCTGTGTCGGACAATTTTGGTGTGCTTTGTGCTGCTAAAAGAAGGGACGGCTTATGGTACAGAGGAGTCATCTACAAACTCATCTCGGGTGAAGAAATGAGAGTTTGGTTTATGGATGTTGGAAGTTATGAAATCGTATCCTCCTCCTGTGTACAAAAACTCCAATCTGAGTTTCTGTCTTTACCCATGATGGCGGTCCCATGTTCGCTGGCAAACGTGAATGGCCAGGAGGAATGTATCAGAAATATTCAATTGATGCTAATTAAGCAGGGGCTTTTGGGGCAGACCGTTATTGCTTCCGTTGACCAGGTATGTGACAAAAAATGCTTATACTACATAACATTGTTTGATCGAGATCATGAGCTCAGTGCGAAATGCCTCCTATCCAACAAGCTTGTTCCGACATTCTCACCAAGCGCCTACCCAAACATTTCTAACAAAACGACGTCTGAGAAAGAGAGTAAAATCAGTGCATCGTCTGAAAATTGTGCCGCCGAAACAGAGAGAGAACCTGAAACCATTTCTTACAAAACCATTCAGATGGAGGTAGATTCGATCCATGTGGTTTATGTTGAGTACGTGTTAAACCCTTCCAACTTCTGGATACGAACAGACGAATGTCAGTATGAGTTTGCCGCAATGATGGAGGAGATCACAAAACTGTATAACGCGTGTGAGCCCACTGAAAGGATTCTCGAAGACCCAAAGCCGGGCCAGCTCTGCTGTGCTCTTTATGCCAAGGATGGGCAATACTATAGAGCCGTTGTGACCGAGGTGATGGAGTTACAGATTGCCGTGTATTTTCTAGACTTCGGAAATACAGAGACCGTCGACAGCTGTGACGTTAAAACATTACCTCCGCGGTTCAGTGTCCTTCCAGCCCTGGCCATGTGCTGCACGCTAGCTTATGCGTGTCCTGTCGATGATGTATGGGTGAAGAGCGCCaatgatttttttaagcaaactGTTTCAGGTAAAGCCCTCTTTTGTCATGTGCTcgcaaaacaaaaatacaaatatgtggTCGATATACGTCATTCGGAAAACTCTGAAAATTCAAATATTGTAATGCTTATGGTGAATGCCGGATTTGCTGAGTATTGGAAGGTAAATCTTAATGCCGAGATGGCAAATTCACAGCCAAGTTTGCCCAAACAAGATGCAAAATCCAAGAACGGGGGCAAACAAAGCTCCGTTTACATCGAAAAGCATGGATCAAAGAAAAAGGCAGACGTGGCAAACAGTGTGGCACCGTTAAGCCTACAAGATTTTCTCAAGGACGATTCCCTGTTTTCTTCACGGTGTTATGATTCCGCAGACGCTGTATGTCCTATCAGTTACAAGCAGTATGTGTTCAAGCCTGGAACGATGATGGAGGTGGCATGTTCTCAGGTGAACTCCCCAGGAGATTTCTGGTGCCACCAGCAGGATAAAACACCCCAGCTTAATGAATTAATGGAAAGTATTCAGGCTTACTATACTAATTGCAAAAGCTTATACCGGCATGGACAGATTGCATGTGTTGCTAGAAATCCAACCAACGGTAGATATTATAGAGCATCTGTCGCAAAGCACGTTTCTGGGGCGGAAGTAGAAGTGCTTTTTGTTGACTTTGGTAATCTGGAAAGAGTTTCCGTTTCTGAACTCAGAGAAATTAAATCACAGTTCCTTCAACTCGAAGGGCAGGCGTTTCGTTGCAGTTTGAGTAACATTGCTCCGGTAAGCTCTAACGACACCTGGACTTCCAATGCCTGTATGGATTTTAAAAGATTTATCGCCAAGGGGAGcataaaatgtacaatatacGCACTCTTCAGCAGTGGTTCTACCGGCCTCTGTAATGGAGTACATTTGGAAACGTCTTGTAATGATGTGTCCCAATTTCTAGTGAGCAAAGGGCATGCCGTCTTTTCACCTTTAAGAATTCGATCCTTCAATCTACATGCATTCTGTTACTCAGATTTTGATGTAAAAGTTGGACATGAGGTAAAAATTTATGTTACGCACGTTTACAGTACTGGGAGATTTTATTGCCAGCTtgctaaaaatacacaaacaattGAGTCATTAGCGAAAAAGGTTACTGAAATTGGGGAGCACgtaaataaaaaagatgttACAAGAAGAAAGAAGTTGTGTGTAGTAAAGTACTTTGAAGATGGCAATTTCTACAGAGCTTTGATGTGCCCGCTAGAATCTTCATCTCTCTTTCTGGCTTTTTTTGTAGACTTTGGAGACAGTCAAATGGTATCAGAAAATGAGATGTTGCCTATTCCAGACGAGGCCACAGATGTTTTATTTGAGCCAATGCAGGCAATTCAGTGTTACCTATTTGGCTTAAAAGATTACTCTTTCACAAACAGTGTTAAGAAGTGGTTTGAAGATGTCTGCATCGGTAAAATGGTAAGGGCTCTTGTTCGAGCCAAGACCCCTGATGGTGAGCTGGGACTGGACCTATATGGAGAAAACATCCTAATTAATGCAAAAATCAAAGAACTTGTTGGCATGACGTCTCCTTCAGAGCGCACTGAACCGTCAAAGAAACCCAATTGTGAAAAACCAACGTGTGGTAAGACCAGCATTGCATGTAATAACCCCAGTGAGAAAAGGTCTCCAAATAGAACTAAGGCTTGTGAAATGGCTAGGACCCCAGAATCACAAGGCCAATTAACGTCTCAAAAAGGATACGATCAGCCACTCAAGTTTGTGAAACAAGATTCCAATGGCGGTGGTTTTAAACACTCAAATCAGAGCTCTTTTTCTAGTGACGCTCCAAGGAAATCAACACCAAAAACCCATGGACTAGCTGTCGGTACAGTTAGCGGTACGAGACCAGGGCTGACGGAACAGCCAAGTCTAAAAACCAGTGATCTCCCTCAAGTGTGCATTAAACCGGGTACAAGCCACGTAGGGTACGTTTCTCACATAAACAGTCCGTTTGATTTTTATATACAGCTTGGTGAAAATGAACAAAAGATCTTGATGCTTGCCGAAGCTCTAAATAACGATTCTGTGTGCCTTGAAACATTTGATGGGAGCAACATAAAAGTCGGTGAGTTAGTTGTAGCCCAGTATCCCGACGATATGGCACTGTATCGAGCAAAAGTTACAAAAGTTGATGAAGACAATTGTTTTGAGGTGGAATTCATTGACTATGGTAATACAGCCATTGTTGATTCATCGAGGGTTTTCATGCTTCCAAaggaatttttaaaaatacctcAATTAAGTATCCAGTCGTTCCTTGGTGGCGTTCATGAATTAGAGTGTAATGGTAAATGGAAAGAAGATGTGGTTGCAGGTTTCTCGGAGCTCGTGACCGTCGAACCCCTCAATTGTTTATTCATAAGCATTAGGGACTCCAAGTGGGACACAAGCTTAACTTGTAAAGGGCAATCTGTAGCTGAAGAACTGCTAAGACGCTTTAAGACTACGAGCTTTCAACAGGCGTGTTTTACAACAAAGGAAAATGGTTTAAATTCTAGCACCGATCAAAATCAAAACGTTATCGACACGCCATACAAAGAGATTGAAT AGAACAATTGGCAGGTACCTGACCAGAACATTCATCCTGGCCAACTCGAAAGAGTGAAACATATTTACACCCCAGACGACGGCAAGTTTTTCGTTATACTGGAGAAATATTCTCAAGAGTCTAATTTAACTTTACAGATCGAGCCGATTGTCAGAAAAGTAGACAACCGGCTTGCACCGAGAAATATTACCGAAGGGATGGTGTGTTTGGCAAAATCCAGTGCTATGCAAACGTGGTTACGCGCCTCAGTCGAAAAAGTCTTTCCAAAAGAAACGAAGATGCTGGTTTTCTTTATCGATCGTGGCGCCAGTGAAACGATAAGCATGCACAATGCAAAAGTACTAACAGGAGATATACTGTCGATACCCAGGCAGGCAATTGCTTGCCGATGGGTGTGGGCTGAGAAAACAAGCGAAATGTCACTGAAGAGCGTGTTACCATTTTTCCAGAAAAGGGTACTGGTTCTTTTTCTTGACTTCTTAACTGCGGAAGACGCCTGGAAAGTGGAGGTTTTAATCGACAGTTTGTTGTTAATGGAGTATATCGCTGACCAAGCCAATAAGACTTCCAGTGGGTTAAATTCTTTGGAACCTCACGGTAGTTCAGGAACGGGTACTACATGCCCACAAATGATTCCTGTAGCCCCGCTGCAGCGTATAACGCTTTACTCCTGTTTTGTCATTGGAGCTTATAATCCATCCGATTTCTATCTTCAGTTAGAAGAAGACTCCGTGGATATAGTGATCAAGTTGTGGCAAGCGATGCGTAAACTGTCGGATAATATCTCTTCGTTGCCACATGATGCGTTGAGGGTCGGCACTGCCTGCCTTTTCAGGTGCTTCAAGGAGAGCGAATGGTGCAGATCAAAAATTGTGAAAATTACAGGCGACTCCATCTTGCTAAACCTTTTTGATTACGGCGTAGCCAAGCGCATTTCCTACGCCGATAGCGTTAGACTGAAAGTTATTCCTGAAGAGCTTGCGCGTGTCCCGTCGTTGGCCTACCGTTGCACGTTACACGGCGTAAGTCCCAGCGATGGAACTTGCTGGTCTACAAAAGCAAATGAGTTGTTCACAACTTTCGTGGAAAAGCGTAACCTGATGGTTCAGGTCATTAAAACCAATCCAACGACCCAGCTGGAAGTGTGCCTGTATGGGGAgggcgaaggcagccttgctcATAAATTGGTTTCAAGGGGACATGGGCGATTCACTGAAAGGGAAAACATTGAAACATGTCCCAAAGACAGTTCTACAGCGTCTAGTTTGTACGTGGAAGGGACAAAGTATTTACTACACGGAGAAAACCAAGAGGCCGGACGTATCCGACACTTGCGAGAAAACCTCGGCGAGTCAGACGTACAGAATGAGTCGTGCTTCTTTCCAGAGGACCGGAGGTTCGCTCGATACGGTACAGTTGATGAGCAAAGGCTGCAGAAATAA